Part of the Spiroplasma turonicum genome, TATAAAAGTGAAATACTTGCAAAGGTAGGTTATTGTTTAAAAAATAGGTTGAATACTACTTTTAGCAGTTTAGACGATAAAAATAATTTTATAAAACTATTAGAAAAGTATAAGTTTGAAAAAGATTATATAAATTATAGAAAAACTTGTATTAATTTAATTAAGCAAATATCTCCTGAAAAAATAGCTATAAATGATTTTATCAAAAATATTTCGAGTTTAATTAACTTTCAATAGGGGTAAAGATGTTAATAATCGGTTTATATGGTTTAATAGGTAGTGGCAAAACATCATTTGCAAAATATATAATGAATTCAGATTTAAGGAAAATTTTTACTTATATAAATTCTGATGATATAGGTAAAAGTTTATTATTCAATAATGAAGTAAAAGAATTTATCGTAAAAGAGTTCAAAATGAATTTAGTTGAAAATGAAATTGATAAAAAAGTATTTAGAGAATTATTATTTAATAACAATAAATTAAATTTTATATATAGTAATTTTATATGACCAAAAATATCTATTCAAATAAAAGAACAAATTATGTTAACGGATGAAAATAAAATTAAAGTTATACTAATTGAATCATCTTTAATTGATGGTTTAAATATTAACTTTCATAAAAAAATATATATAAAATGCAATGTTAAATCAAAAAGATTATATTTTAAAAATATTTTAGATAGAGATGGAATTAAAACAAATTTTTTGCAGTTAAAAAATATATTTAGTTATCAAAAGAAAATAATCAAAAAAATAAAATATGATTATAAAATAAAAAATAATCTTGAAAATGATTTTTTTGAAAGGGGAATGAAAATTATAAAAAAAATACTGAATGAATTCAATATTATTTAGTATTTTTTTTCTTTTTTACATAACCAATTTCTTTTAAAACTTCCTCAATAGTGCTTTTTACTAAAGTGACTGTTTCATCTTCTGATACTTTTTCACCATTTATATTATCTTCTAAATTTAATCTTTTTAGAACTTTTTTGTTCAATTTATTTAAACTAACTTCTAAAGTATTATCATGCTTATTATAAAAATTTATATCAGTTTCAACTTTAATATCATAAATATTTTTACTTTTTTTATTAATTTTAAAAGTTTTTAAATTATTATCGTTAACATCATCTTGTTTATTTAATAGTTTATTTTTTAAACTTTCCATACGAGTTGTTAGTTCAGACTCATCAATCTTAGTTATACCCTCTTCTTCAGGTAGATTTTTTATTTTAGCTTTTTCCTTTTTAATATTAGCTTTTGCTTTTGATAAAATATATTCAATAGTTCCAGGTTTGGGTTTACTATTTTTCTTCTGTTTATTTATTTCCTCTTCTGTTTGAATACCATGAAGACGTCTTACCTTTTCACTTAAACTTTTTTCTACTGATTCTGATTTTTTAAATATATTTTGTTCTTCACATACATGTATTTTTAAATGTTTTTGACAAAACTTAGGTGTAGATAATGGGTTTTTCATTATTCCTCCAAAAAAATATTAATTTAATTATACTATAAAAAAAGAAATATAATTTTTAAATTAAATAGGGGATTTAAACTACTTTTTTCATTTTTCTAATAGTTGATCATTAGAAAGATGTATGTCATCTAACTTAATATATTTTGATTGTGCTAAATTTTTTGTTTTATATTTATTATATGCTTCTCCATTAAAGATTACATTATCACCAAACTTATTTTTTAAATCATATATTAAATCATTACTATAATTAGTATTTATACTAATAATATTTTCATAATTCCAACTTTTAATTTCTAATTGTTCGTAAGAATTTATCATATTCTTTAAATTAGACAACCTTACTCCAATTAATAGAACTGGCTCCCCTTTTCATAAATCATAAAAACATTTTTTAGCTATGGTGAATATCTCTTCAAGATTATTTGTACTTTTATATAATTTTTCTTGTTTTGTTATATGTTTTTTTCTTTCGTTTTTATTATATCCTTTTGTTAAATTATCGTCTAAATATTTTAGACTTATTGAGATAGTATCTCCTGATAAGAATCTTTTTTTAGCTCTATCTGAAACTTTGCTTGATAACTCATAAATTAATGTTTCTATTTCTATATAGTCTGTAGTAGTATAGTTAAGAGTCATTTCATTACCAATATTTTTTAAATCATTCTTATCAGGTTCTACAACATCATCAGAAATACCATTTGCTCAATTTCATAGTGTTAAGCCTCTTTTTCCAAGTATTTTATAAATGAAGTCTACATTTGAATTTGCAAGGTCTTTAATCGTTTTTATATTATTATTAATCAATATTTTTTCAGTCGCTTCCCCTACCATAAACATATCTTTTATTTTCATTGGTCAAATCTTTGATTCAATATCTTTTTCTAATAAAACAGTTACACCAGATGGTTTGTTAAAGTCAACAGCCATTTTTGCTAAGAATTTATTTGTGCTTACACCTATAGAACAACTTAAATCAAATTTGTTTTTGACATCTTTAATAATTTCTAAAGCTAGTTTTTTTACACTACCATATTTTTTTCATACTTTAGTTACATCTATATAGCATTCATCAATTGAAGCAACTTCAATTTTTTTTGTATATTTATAATATATTAGGTCAAAAACCTTTTCTGAATAGTCAATATATAGTTGAAAGTTTACATCTACAATAGTTAAATTATTACATAATTTTTCTGCTTGAAAAATAGGCATTCCTGCTTTTATTCCATATTTTCTTGCATTATAACTTGCAGTTAATATAATAGATCTACGATTTGGTGAACTTACTACTAAGTTAGTATTTGCTAAATTTTTATTTTTAGCAATATGACAACCTGCATAAAATGCATCCATGTCTAATAAAAAAATAACTTTATTTTTTTTCTGATTATTGTTTATCATAAAAATGTATTCAACACTCTTTCACTAAATTTGATATTTTGATTTCATCAAAATTATATTTTATATCATTTTTTGATTTTATTATATAGCATAAATACTCTATATTCTTTTTTTTGTTGCCTAATATTGGTGAGTAACTCATGTCTATAATTCTAAAATCATTTTCTATTGCATAGTTCACTACTCTTTTTATAGCTTTTATGTGATTGTCTTTAGAATTTATTTTTCCATTTTTAATATCCTCTTTATCACATTCGAATTGCGGTTTTATTAAAACAACACCTGTTGTACCTTCCTCAACTATATCTCTTAAAGGTATCAATATTTTTTCTAATGATATAAACGAAACATCACAGCAAAAAAAATCTATTTTTCTATCAAAATTATCTTTGTTAACATATCTAAAGTTAGTATTTTCCATAGATATAACCTTTGAATTAGTACGTAATTTATAATCAAGTTGGTTTGTACCAACATCAATTGCGAAAACATTACTAGCATTATTCTTTAGACAACAATCAGTGAAACCCCCAGTAGAACTTCCTATATCTAGACAAACTTTATTTAATAAATCTATTTGTCAATATTCAACAGCTGATTGAAGTTTTCTTCCTGCTCTACTCACAAATTCATTTTGATCATTTAATATTTTTATTATTACTTTTTCAGAATCAAACATAGTTCCTGGTTTAGTTACTTTTTCATTATTTACAATAACTTTCCCATCCATTATAAATGCTCTAGCTTTACTTTTATTATCAAGCAAACATTTATTAACAATTATTTGATCTAATCTTTCTTTCATAACTTTCCTTTATATTAAAACTTTGTTTTACGTTTTTTGTATTTAAATTTTTTTAGATTTAATTGTTTTATTTTATTAGATCTATCTATATTAGAATAAAGAGCATTTTCTTCTTGAATGACATTTTTTATTCTTGTGAATATTTCTGAACCATAAGTTTTTATAATATTTTTTTTGAGATTTTTAAGTCTTTGCATATATTTAGAATATGATAGTGAAAATGATTTTTTTAAATTTAATTTATGATAATTACCATTTTCTAATGACTCCTTGATAGAAGAAATTACAATCCTTTTTTCGTCTTCGCTATTTACAACTAAATCAGATTGATTATTTAGTAATTCTTTTCCTTCAGTTTTATAATCAACTAATAAATTATCAAAATGTTCTACTTTTATCTTTACAGGATTGTTTGATAATACTGTTTCAAAGTTTTTAAAAGTTTCGAATAGTTCATTTTTTTCTTCATTAGCATCTTGAATAACATTATCATTTTTTATGTCTATTATGTCTTCTGATAAATTAGAAAAATCTTGAGTAGACTCTTGAATATGTGGTTGTGATAAATTTAATATATTTTTTTTAAAAGTTTTTTCTTGTATAATGCTTTGAGGTTTTATAATTGTTTTTAATTCTTTTTCATCTTTTTTTTCTAAATCATCAAAATCAAGAGTATAGAAAGTTGGATAGTCACTATACATTTGTTTATTAAAAATATTTAATTCTCTAATTAGTGTATCTTCTGTTCCTGTTGGTACAATTATATGGTCAGAATATTCCTTAATTATTTGTTTATCTACAGCTTCTTTTAAATGTAATATTTTTCTTATTTCTTGGATATCTTTAAGAGCATCTTTTTTTTCTTGGTTAGTTAATCCTTCTAAA contains:
- a CDS encoding dephospho-CoA kinase; translation: MLIIGLYGLIGSGKTSFAKYIMNSDLRKIFTYINSDDIGKSLLFNNEVKEFIVKEFKMNLVENEIDKKVFRELLFNNNKLNFIYSNFIWPKISIQIKEQIMLTDENKIKVILIESSLIDGLNINFHKKIYIKCNVKSKRLYFKNILDRDGIKTNFLQLKNIFSYQKKIIKKIKYDYKIKNNLENDFFERGMKIIKKILNEFNII
- a CDS encoding Y-family DNA polymerase codes for the protein MINNNQKKNKVIFLLDMDAFYAGCHIAKNKNLANTNLVVSSPNRRSIILTASYNARKYGIKAGMPIFQAEKLCNNLTIVDVNFQLYIDYSEKVFDLIYYKYTKKIEVASIDECYIDVTKVWKKYGSVKKLALEIIKDVKNKFDLSCSIGVSTNKFLAKMAVDFNKPSGVTVLLEKDIESKIWPMKIKDMFMVGEATEKILINNNIKTIKDLANSNVDFIYKILGKRGLTLWNWANGISDDVVEPDKNDLKNIGNEMTLNYTTTDYIEIETLIYELSSKVSDRAKKRFLSGDTISISLKYLDDNLTKGYNKNERKKHITKQEKLYKSTNNLEEIFTIAKKCFYDLWKGEPVLLIGVRLSNLKNMINSYEQLEIKSWNYENIISINTNYSNDLIYDLKNKFGDNVIFNGEAYNKYKTKNLAQSKYIKLDDIHLSNDQLLEKWKK
- a CDS encoding TlyA family RNA methyltransferase encodes the protein MKERLDQIIVNKCLLDNKSKARAFIMDGKVIVNNEKVTKPGTMFDSEKVIIKILNDQNEFVSRAGRKLQSAVEYWQIDLLNKVCLDIGSSTGGFTDCCLKNNASNVFAIDVGTNQLDYKLRTNSKVISMENTNFRYVNKDNFDRKIDFFCCDVSFISLEKILIPLRDIVEEGTTGVVLIKPQFECDKEDIKNGKINSKDNHIKAIKRVVNYAIENDFRIIDMSYSPILGNKKKNIEYLCYIIKSKNDIKYNFDEIKISNLVKECWIHFYDKQ